A DNA window from Acetobacter aceti NBRC 14818 contains the following coding sequences:
- a CDS encoding lytic transglycosylase domain-containing protein: MPAPLLACMVAAAIRYDIPPRVLPTIWEVERGANGVVSRNKDGSSDMGLMQINTRWIQPIMELTRMPAVQVAARLVSDGCFNIAASAMIMRTYLNETHGDLMKAVGNYHSHTPMLNEAYQKKVMEQAWKLFPARASN; the protein is encoded by the coding sequence ATGCCCGCCCCTTTGCTTGCGTGTATGGTTGCCGCTGCAATCCGCTATGACATTCCTCCCCGTGTCCTGCCCACCATATGGGAGGTGGAACGAGGCGCGAACGGCGTGGTTAGCCGCAACAAGGATGGCTCCTCGGATATGGGGCTCATGCAGATCAATACCCGATGGATACAGCCGATCATGGAGCTGACCCGCATGCCCGCCGTTCAGGTGGCGGCGCGTCTGGTGTCGGACGGATGTTTCAATATCGCTGCGTCCGCCATGATCATGCGAACATATCTGAATGAAACGCATGGGGATCTGATGAAGGCGGTGGGCAATTATCATTCACATACGCCCATGCTGAATGAGGCCTATCAGAAAAAGGTCATGGAGCAGGCATGGAAGCTGTTTCCGGCGCGGGCAAGTAACTGA
- the gspG gene encoding type II secretion system major pseudopilin GspG: protein MSHVENHTDRDDAGFTLLEILVVLAILGLLVGLVAPAALRQLGGARLSVAQQSIARIGTVLDMYKLDAGSYPSTEDGLDALIHRPSGAESWNGPYLKGGTVPLDPWKHPYTYRAPSDREGKDYDLCSQGPKEGDRSGEICNP from the coding sequence ATGTCACACGTTGAAAACCATACCGACCGGGATGATGCCGGCTTCACCCTTCTGGAAATTCTGGTCGTTCTGGCGATACTCGGACTTCTTGTCGGACTTGTAGCCCCTGCCGCCCTGCGCCAACTCGGCGGAGCCAGACTGTCTGTCGCCCAGCAATCCATAGCCCGCATCGGAACGGTCCTCGACATGTACAAACTGGATGCCGGTAGCTATCCTTCAACGGAAGATGGTCTCGACGCTTTAATCCATCGCCCGTCCGGCGCTGAAAGCTGGAATGGCCCCTATCTGAAGGGTGGAACCGTTCCACTGGATCCCTGGAAACACCCTTACACCTATCGTGCGCCCTCGGATCGGGAAGGCAAGGATTACGATCTGTGTTCGCAGGGTCCGAAAGAAGGCGATCGCAGCGGAGAAATCTGTAACCCGTAG
- a CDS encoding NAD(P)/FAD-dependent oxidoreductase: protein MQHDVQNSYPPSLWYDTAGPVPVFDQLTGYDRHYDVAIVGGGYTGLSTALHLAEKGISCAVLESHGIGWGASGRNGGQVIAGLKYDPDDLIAHFGTDLGNAMIRSTGGAANTVFDLIARYHIACNAVHNGWIQAAHCEKALAKLRIKAAQWAARGTATEILDAKRIADLTGAQTYCGGWLDPRGGKIQPLMYAFGLAKAAASQGTDIFVNSAVKTMLRSAGRWRLGTAQGNLIAKQVVLATNGYTDGLWPQLQETVVPAYSIQVSTEPLAPEIRKTILPDGQGLSETRRILRYSQVDAHGRLVMGTRGPAHDQATYKDAATLVKAMHELFPQIGRPRLDHVWVGRVGMTADHFPHLHQPAEGVHAALGYNGRGIAMATVMGRMLAQRVLGASALEIGFPITPLKPIALHRFSDIGVQAYGRWYGLLDRLKV from the coding sequence ATGCAGCATGATGTCCAGAACTCCTACCCACCGTCACTCTGGTATGACACTGCAGGACCGGTACCGGTTTTCGACCAACTGACCGGATACGACCGTCATTATGATGTAGCGATTGTGGGTGGCGGCTATACCGGGCTTTCCACTGCGCTCCATCTTGCGGAAAAAGGTATCAGCTGCGCTGTGCTGGAAAGTCATGGCATTGGCTGGGGCGCTTCAGGGAGAAACGGCGGTCAGGTTATCGCAGGACTGAAGTATGATCCGGATGACCTGATTGCACATTTCGGCACTGATCTCGGCAATGCCATGATCAGGAGCACTGGGGGTGCCGCCAATACCGTTTTCGATTTGATTGCGCGTTATCACATTGCCTGCAATGCGGTGCATAACGGCTGGATTCAGGCCGCCCACTGTGAAAAGGCCCTGGCAAAATTGCGGATCAAGGCGGCCCAGTGGGCTGCCCGGGGAACGGCAACCGAGATCCTGGATGCGAAACGTATTGCTGATCTGACGGGAGCGCAGACTTATTGCGGTGGCTGGCTCGATCCACGAGGCGGGAAAATTCAGCCATTGATGTATGCTTTCGGGCTGGCGAAAGCTGCCGCCTCTCAGGGAACGGATATTTTTGTTAACAGTGCTGTCAAAACCATGCTGCGGTCGGCTGGCCGATGGCGGCTTGGAACGGCGCAGGGCAATCTGATCGCCAAACAGGTTGTGCTGGCGACGAATGGTTATACGGACGGTCTGTGGCCTCAGTTACAGGAAACTGTTGTCCCGGCTTATTCCATTCAGGTCTCAACGGAGCCGCTGGCGCCGGAGATAAGAAAAACCATTCTGCCGGACGGACAGGGACTTTCGGAAACGCGTCGTATTCTGCGGTACAGTCAGGTCGATGCACATGGACGGTTGGTTATGGGAACGCGTGGTCCTGCACACGATCAGGCCACTTACAAAGACGCCGCAACGCTTGTGAAGGCCATGCATGAGCTTTTCCCGCAAATTGGCAGGCCACGTCTTGATCATGTCTGGGTTGGACGGGTGGGCATGACAGCTGACCATTTCCCGCATTTGCATCAACCTGCGGAGGGTGTGCATGCGGCATTGGGCTATAATGGTCGGGGTATCGCCATGGCGACCGTAATGGGACGCATGCTGGCGCAGAGAGTGCTGGGGGCTTCTGCGCTGGAGATCGGTTTTCCTATAACACCGCTTAAACCAATCGCTCTCCACCGTTTTTCGGATATCGGAGTGCAGGCTTATGGGCGGTGGTATGGCCTTCTGGACAGGTTGAAAGTCTGA